ctgtgtgtgtgtgtgtgtgtgtgcaccaggataaataaataaataaataaataaataaatatatatatatatatatatatatatatatatatatatatatatatatatacatatatatgcttgtgtgtgtgcgtgcaccaggatatatatatatatatatatatatatatatatatatatatatatatatatatatatatatatatatatgtatatatatatatgtgtgtgtgtgtgtgtgtgtgtgtgtgtgtgtgtgtgtgtgtttgtgtgtgtgtgtgtgtgtgtgtgtgtgtgtgtgtgtgtgtgtgtgtgtgtgtgtgtgtgtgtgtgtgtgtgtgtgtgtgtgtgtgtgtgtgtgtgtgtgtgtgtgtgtgtgtgtgtgtgtgtgtgtgtgtgttttagggtgcgtgcgtttgtaacgtataaataaatatgcgtaccgtaaacatacttatataagaGGTACAAATTACCCTAACCGGCAACTAATTAAAATTCATAATGATCTTCATAAATGTGTATTTTCCCGTAAGTTTAATGGTACAATGCCAATTTATATGTTTTTGTCCTACCTATCTGAAAATATTTGTAAGATTCCACAAATATGAGTGGTCAGTATAACCTTCACTGGCAACCTTGAAGAGCTGCAAAGCTCCAGTCATTTATATCCGGTTTATGCTTCCGGAGTTGAAAATGTCCCTCATTTAAAGCCCACCGACAATGATTCCACTATAATGTCACTGAATCTCAATGACTATCTTTGACATGAAttagaacaataacaacgatacctTCCTTGTAATCCAAATTTTCAAAATGCTATTTCAATTATTAGTACGCAACCCAGTAATAAACAACTAGAGAAGTCAGCTGACAAGGGGGTGTAGGAAAGTATAAGGTGTAAGCTGCGTAGTGTTATCGTACGTGCGCCCAATGAGTCACATGACAGTATGTGTGCTCATGAAGAGGGCTCAGACCACAGTCCAGTAAGTCCAGGAAGAAATAGCATCGTAAATCCCCTGAAGGCATCATGGCAGCCACGTCGTCCCCTGCCTCAGCATCAGCAGGAGCTTTCATGCGAGTGTTGGCTCTACACTTGTGTTTCTTCTTAATTGGAACAGCTGCCGAAACACCTGTCCTCGAAATTATTCAGGTGCACGTCAATGATGGGAATTTTACATCTGTCTGCAAGTTCACTTCGCAAGATGTTCTCCTCTTGGACCACGAGAGCACCAATATAACTCTCATGGTTACAGGGGAGGCAGAGGAAAACACGACGTTAATGTTCGTGCAGGAGAAACATGTGATAAAGCCGTTGCCCAATATTACCCTCCCAGTTGGAGCCTTGAACGACACATTTATTCTCAGCTTAATGGCAGAAAATGCAGGTCACAGTGTTATAGTCACAAAAGCTTTGCCAGGCAACATGACTGATGTGTCTAAGGCCTTCATGCGATTATCAGTATCTCACTCAGATGCCCTCGATTATGCAAGTGATGTGGTTGGCTGGATGTACTTTGTGGCGTGGTCGGTGTCTTTTTATCCACAAACATATTCTAACTGGAGGAGAAAAAGTGTTATTGGCTTGCATTTTGACTTCCTGTCCTTAAATATTGTGGGGTTCTTCGTATACAGTCTCTTCAATGTTTGTCTGTACTGGATACCCTCCATAGAAGCAGATTATTTCAAGCGACATCCATATGGTGTGAACCCTGTACAGCTAAAtgatgtcattttctctctccatgcGTTCCTTGCATGTGGGATTCAAGTCTTCCAGTGTTTCATATATGATCGTGGAGACCAGCAAATTTCCTTGACAGCCAGATACATCATGACAGGAATCACACTCTCTTCATTAGTCATGACTATTCTGGGAGCTGCATCAGCTATCCAGTGGCTTGACTTTCTCTATTTTATGTCATATGTCAAGCTCTTTATCACCCTTATCAAGTATATTCCACAGGtacgtatttttgttttttagtcagaattactgttataataatttttttttaaagcaaaaGTAATCCATGAAAATTCacagtaattttctatattacctgcGACTCTCCaatatcaacgattttggtatcgttggattcctctcactgtccacattgcaaatatatagtttttattgcgcggaaaccccctgttagcgacaaacttggccccgataacaggggagggcatgaaaggtaccagggaaaatgcggggttaaataacactaataatataacccacagtgaaaataaccatggttattcacatgactttccgtgacctcccccaacccccgccgaggaaacaaaacctccaccacatattcCCGACAGACTAGAGCATTACACAGTTACCGGCAATCTAAGAGCGGTGGACGTATTAcgtttacctcgtaacattcccactgaatcagcatactaaccttgacataggacgtattacatttacctcgtaacattcccactaaGTCaccatactaaccttgacataggacgtattacatttacctcgtaacattcccatggaatcagcatactaaccttgacatagtcagcattgtatacagatacgattgtagtataatcaggatgaacaaggtataccatgaacagaagggCGGCGGTGGCCCACCCTCATCGGTTCGGGgagttttgcgcctttttcgatgcatctagttcgtgtgcgctctatcctgccttgaatacgtgggggatattttgtgtcctcgggGGGTGTTGGGCGCAGGGGGCACAatcccctgcaatggaaagtcgtgtgaataaccatggttattttcactgtgggttatattattagggtaattttctatattacgtccaccGCTCTGACCGGCGCTGCGACAttgtcgcccctgctatcggggccaattTTGCCACTAATGGGGGGTTTccgtgcaataaaacctacatatttggattgtacagagtgagtggattccaatgataccaaaattgtcgatatcggagaggcgaagctaatatagaaaattaccaaattcACCACCAAATGAAATACTTGAAGATTTGACTTTCATTATTTCTGCTATAGttattaagaaaataagaatgaattttATAATATAGGAAAAATTACTCCTGGTGAATAGCCTagtatataatgatacatatatatttgagacAGTAATATTTTTATCTCTGGTTGCATTATTTTAGTGTTCTCAAATTATGTGAACTATTTCAAGGACTTTTTAAAATAGGACCGTAGCCTTAGCACTTTACTCTCTAGCAAGGGCAAAAAATCTCCATGTATGTTCGGGTTAAATAAAGCTTAGACtggatcttttatatatatatatatatatatatatatatatatatatatatatatatatatatatatatatatataatatatataatatatataatatatataatatatataatatatatataatatatataatatatataatatatataatatatataatatatataatatatataatatatatgatatatataatatatatgatatatataatatatataatatatataatatatatgatatatatgatatatataatatatataatatatatataatatataatatatatataatatataatatatataatatatatgatatatatgatatatatgatatatataatatatataatatatataatatatataatatatataaaaaaaatatatatatatatatacatatatatatatatatatatacatacatacatatatatatatatatatatatatatataatatatatatatatatatataatatatatatatatatatatatatatatatatatatatatgtatatatatatatatatatatatatatatatatatatatatatatatataatatatataatatatatatatatatatatatatataatatatataatatatataatatatataatatatataatatatataaaatatatatatatatgatatatataatatatataatatatataatatatataatatatataatatataaaaaaaaaaaaaaatatatatatatataaatataaatacataaatataaataaatatatataaatatatatatatatatatatatataatatatatatatatatatatatatatatatatatatatatatatatatatatatatatataaagtactagGGAAGTCTACAAGCTCTGTGTTGCCAGGTTATGTGTAGTGGTGTGTTGAGTGAGGCATAGATCATCTGACTTTGATAGATAATTGTTGGTTTTACATTAGGCAGATTATATTGTTTACACTTAATATTTGAGCTAGGTTTTATAGAGGAATTTTGTCACGGTCATACATCGACTAACATATCTGCTCAGAAGCCCTCAGTGCAGTCACCAAATCATGCACGCATCAGGGAAAGGGTTaagtggaaaaatatatataatgtagaattTCCATTGCCTGATACATTGTGAGGATCTAGCTTGTGTCATTAATATCAGGATTTTCAAATCAGTTTTATGAACTTAATACcaagtttttgtttcttttataaatTCTTACAAAGTTGAAGTAAGACAAATACATTAGATGCATAAAAGAGTAGTTGGTAATTAAAGTAATATTTGTATGAAGAAGGAATACTGGATTTACAATCATACTACTTTGCCAGAAGGGGATATGTTATCTGAGTACAGGAATACAAAATACCttagatacataaaaaaagaaataaattattACTCAAACTTGGAGTGAATTTAAGCCTACAATATGTCTGACCCACATTTTACACCAACAGGCCTACTACAACTACCGAAGGAAAAGTACTTCAGGCTGGAGCATCGGCAATATCTTGCTAGACTTC
The sequence above is a segment of the Penaeus vannamei isolate JL-2024 chromosome 31, ASM4276789v1, whole genome shotgun sequence genome. Coding sequences within it:
- the LOC113825179 gene encoding cystinosin homolog, whose translation is MAATSSPASASAGAFMRVLALHLCFFLIGTAAETPVLEIIQVHVNDGNFTSVCKFTSQDVLLLDHESTNITLMVTGEAEENTTLMFVQEKHVIKPLPNITLPVGALNDTFILSLMAENAGHSVIVTKALPGNMTDVSKAFMRLSVSHSDALDYASDVVGWMYFVAWSVSFYPQTYSNWRRKSVIGLHFDFLSLNIVGFFVYSLFNVCLYWIPSIEADYFKRHPYGVNPVQLNDVIFSLHAFLACGIQVFQCFIYDRGDQQISLTARYIMTGITLSSLVMTILGAASAIQWLDFLYFMSYVKLFITLIKYIPQAYYNYRRKSTSGWSIGNILLDFTGGSLSIAQMFILSYNYNDWGSIFGDPTKFGLGLFSIIFDIFFMVQHYILYRGNEDYLRVLEPDSQGQRNSLTASVSSADYGSTGNH